A window of the Zeugodacus cucurbitae isolate PBARC_wt_2022May chromosome 2, idZeuCucr1.2, whole genome shotgun sequence genome harbors these coding sequences:
- the LOC105217574 gene encoding zinc finger protein 62 homolog, translating to MVGLCRLCAALRKKDTLIPMTFDIYQKLRECFSMEMCNTVDKLPKCACVICLEALQNAYSFFQKVKESQESLTLLLNSSKNDKFENINDVCIRLNDNELNTSPTTAQYTEAPKDEIKENSIETDNVLIDAMELNMQILDRCIEDIDNEYQAVEILNVMDVNSLLSDIDDRASDTLSQLSENSTDVKIETYFLEDVEDVLEEESEGEATGAESENLHENNFTPTIIEILPANNCGSSCSKSIETTEPNNIQILKWKLYTWMCYSCSETCESFAALLLHAKEKHEVQDVNYLQYKCADCQKICVHYNKFLNHVRFRHHPELSLRCDACDVPQESYQHLAAHRETTCKAAHLYPLVDLCNICGKSFHNRNATLVHARAQHIEETKWHQCAQCDKKFKRLANLRAHEHIHSGLKEFTCNICDRKFRQKHNLEVHVYTHIKERIFECKICNKSLKTSTSLEKHQLIHKDIKKFNCDYCDKEFRTKDAKLSHERIHTGEKPFKCKYCERSFRFRSGLMGHINLHTGERPYSCQECSRQFTNWGNMNKHMKRCHNRQSSEKST from the exons ATGGTTGGATTGTGTCGGTTATGTGCCGCTCTTCGTAAAAAGGATACGCTTATCCCAATGACCTTTGACATTTATCAGAAGTTAAGGGAGTGTTTCAGTATGGAAATGTGTAACACTGTTGATAAGCTTCCCAAATGTGCCTGTGTTATCTGTTTAGAAGCGTTGCAAAATGCTTATTCCTTCTTCCAGAAAGTAAAGGAGTCGCAGGAATCATTAACTTTATTATTGAACAGTTCGAAAAATGATAAATTCGAGAATATTAATGATGTTTGTATTAGATTAAATGATAATGAACTAAATACTAGTCCAACTACCGCACAATATACAGAAGCGCCTAAagatgaaataaaagaaaatagcaTAGAGACGGATAATGTACTGATAGATGCGATGGagttaaatatgcaaatattggaTAGATGCATAGAAGATATTGACAATGAATATCAAGCTGTGGAAATTCTAAATGTAATGGATGTAAATAGTTTGTTATCAGATATAGATGACAGAGCTTCGGATACTCTCAGCCAACTTTCAGAAAATAGTACAGATGTTAAAATAGAAACATACTTTTTGGAAGATGTCGAGGACGTTTTAGAAGAGGAGTCAGAAGGAGAAGCCACTGGCGCAGAATCGGAAAATTTACACGAAAACAATTTCACACCTACAATTATTGAAATCCTACCCGCCAATAATTGTGGTTCCAGTTGTTCGAAg AGCATTGAAACAACTGAGCCtaataatattcaaatactTAAATGGAAATTATACACATGGATGTGCTACTCTTGCTCTGAGACCTGCGAAAGTTTCGCCGCATTGCTTTTACATGCTAAAGAGAAACACGAAGTTCAAGACGTCAACTATCTACAATACAAATGTGCCGATTGTCAGAAAATTTGTGTGcattataataaatttcttaatcATGTGCGATTTCGTCACCATCCTGAATTAAGTTTGCGTTGCGATGCATGCGATGTTCCACAGGAATCTTATCAACACTTAGCAGCTCATAGAGAAACAACTTGTAAGGCAGCGCATTTATATCCGTTAGTAGATTTGTGTAATATATGTGGAAAAAGTTTTCACAATCGAAATGCCACTTTGGTGCATGCACGTGCACAGCATATTGAGGAAACCAAATGGCATCAATGTGCACAATGTGATAAAAAGTTCAAACGGTTAGCAAATTTACGCGCGCATGAACATATACATTCAG GTTTGAAAGAGTTTACATGTAATATTTGCGATCGGAAATTTCGTCAAAAACATAATCTGGAGGTGCATGTCTATACGCATATAAAGGAACGAATTTttgaatgtaaaatttgtaacaaaAG TTTGAAGACATCAACTAGTTTGGAAAAACACCAGCTGATTCACAAAGATATCAAGAAGTTCAACTGCGATTATTGTGATAAAGAGTTTCGCACAAAAGATGCCAAGCTTTCGCACGAACGCATACACACTGGTGAAAAACcttttaaatgcaaatactGTGAGAGGTCTTTTCGTTTTCGTAGTGGTTTAATG GGTCACATTAATTTACATACGGGTGAGCGGCCATACTCATGCCAGGAATGCAGTCGTCAATTTACCAACTGGGGTAACATGAACAAACATATGAAACGTTGTCATAATCGTCAAAGTAGTGAAAAGAGTACGTAG